Proteins encoded in a region of the Psychromicrobium lacuslunae genome:
- a CDS encoding glucose 1-dehydrogenase, with protein sequence MSPTSFDLQGKLALVTGSSRGIGAAMARGLAEAGASLVIHGRDRVRAEAAAAELAASFGTDRVHAVAFDVTDPAEVSQGVAELIERAGAPDILINNAGLQHRVPLLDLEYADWERVIKTDLSSLFLIGRELAKPMIARGSGKIINIGSVQSELARPTIAAYTAAKGGVRNLTKAMAAEWARHGIQVNSLAPGYIHTEMTQNLVDDEAFNSWVVGRTPAARWGTVQDLVGPAVWLASEASNFVNGQTIFIDGGMTAVV encoded by the coding sequence ATGAGCCCGACTTCTTTTGACCTGCAGGGAAAGCTCGCCCTCGTTACCGGTTCCAGCCGGGGAATCGGGGCGGCGATGGCACGCGGGCTGGCCGAGGCAGGCGCCAGCTTGGTCATTCACGGCCGTGATCGGGTGCGGGCCGAGGCTGCCGCTGCCGAATTGGCGGCATCGTTCGGTACCGATCGGGTGCACGCGGTAGCTTTCGATGTCACCGATCCGGCGGAAGTTTCGCAAGGCGTTGCTGAGCTGATTGAACGTGCCGGGGCACCCGATATTTTGATTAATAACGCCGGTCTGCAGCACCGGGTGCCGCTGTTGGACTTGGAGTATGCGGACTGGGAACGGGTGATCAAAACGGACTTGAGTAGCCTGTTCCTGATCGGCCGGGAACTCGCCAAGCCGATGATCGCTCGCGGCAGCGGCAAGATTATTAATATTGGCTCCGTGCAGAGCGAGCTCGCCAGGCCGACCATTGCCGCCTACACAGCGGCCAAGGGCGGGGTGCGTAACCTGACCAAGGCGATGGCGGCGGAATGGGCGCGGCATGGCATCCAAGTTAATTCCCTGGCGCCCGGCTATATCCATACCGAGATGACGCAGAACCTGGTTGACGATGAGGCCTTCAACTCCTGGGTGGTCGGTCGGACTCCGGCGGCTCGCTGGGGAACCGTGCAGGACCTGGTGGGACCGGCGGTGTGGCTCGCCTCCGAGGCGTCCAATTTTGTCAATGGGCAAACAATTTTTATCGACGGTGGGATGACCGCCGTTGTCTAA
- a CDS encoding GNAT family N-acetyltransferase — protein sequence MPLEWSLRQSSPSDAEWIAELRAEVMYPDLQRLGLWDPVRVRQRFLNGFHPEHTWIIKVADRQAGSIALRPEAADQWLEHFYLATEFQGRGLGNAVLGTLLAEHRDHRPYRLNVLQGSAAKKLYQRHGFVLETEDDVDQFMISNQPPVN from the coding sequence ATGCCCTTAGAGTGGTCCCTGCGCCAAAGCTCGCCGTCCGACGCCGAGTGGATCGCCGAGCTGCGCGCCGAAGTGATGTACCCGGATCTGCAACGCCTGGGTCTTTGGGATCCGGTCCGAGTTCGGCAACGTTTTCTGAACGGTTTTCATCCGGAACATACCTGGATCATCAAAGTTGCCGACCGGCAGGCTGGAAGCATCGCGCTCCGCCCCGAAGCCGCCGATCAGTGGCTTGAACACTTCTACTTAGCCACCGAATTTCAGGGCCGGGGCCTCGGCAACGCGGTGCTCGGCACTCTCCTCGCCGAGCACCGCGATCACCGGCCTTACCGGCTCAATGTGCTGCAAGGCAGCGCCGCGAAGAAGCTTTACCAGCGGCATGGCTTCGTGCTCGAGACCGAGGACGATGTTGACCAGTTCATGATCTCCAACCAGCCCCCGGTGAACTGA
- a CDS encoding D-2-hydroxyacid dehydrogenase has protein sequence MTATALPDNAPHAALTIAICAPLEAALVERIRQSSPGVTVRYSPELLPPERFPADHAGDPDFRRSAEQEEQYWENIRQADVLYGIPNESPADLARAVRENPKLRWIHAMAAGAGGSVRAAQLSEAELERVVVTTSAGVHALPLAEFALMGLLNGFKRVAELQADQRAKLWPELRVPTRLLAGSQLVISGLGEIGMETARLAKALGMTVSGSKRQAQELEGIDEVVTNDGLAGLLNSADAVVNTLPGTPYTEHLFDAELLATLKPGAVFVNVGRGSVVDETALLAALDEGRISYACLDVFEQEPLPASSPLWEHPKVLVSPHTSALSSAENRLIAERFISNLELFRAGRVMPHMVDPVYFY, from the coding sequence ATGACTGCTACCGCGCTTCCTGACAACGCGCCTCACGCCGCTCTCACCATTGCCATCTGTGCCCCGCTCGAGGCAGCACTGGTGGAGCGAATTCGGCAGAGTTCGCCAGGAGTCACAGTGCGGTATTCACCCGAGTTATTACCTCCCGAACGCTTCCCGGCTGATCACGCTGGCGATCCAGACTTCCGACGCAGCGCCGAACAAGAAGAGCAGTACTGGGAAAATATTCGCCAAGCTGACGTGCTCTATGGAATCCCCAATGAGTCCCCCGCTGATCTGGCTCGCGCGGTCAGAGAAAACCCTAAGCTGCGCTGGATCCATGCAATGGCGGCTGGTGCGGGCGGCTCGGTACGCGCCGCCCAGTTGAGCGAGGCCGAGCTAGAACGCGTTGTAGTCACCACTTCGGCGGGCGTGCACGCGCTACCGCTCGCAGAGTTTGCGCTGATGGGCCTGCTCAATGGCTTCAAGCGGGTCGCCGAATTGCAGGCGGACCAACGCGCCAAGCTTTGGCCCGAGCTGCGAGTGCCGACCCGGTTACTGGCCGGCTCTCAGCTGGTGATTTCTGGCCTGGGTGAGATTGGCATGGAAACGGCGCGGCTAGCAAAAGCTCTAGGGATGACGGTGAGCGGCAGCAAACGACAAGCGCAAGAACTCGAGGGTATCGATGAAGTGGTCACCAACGATGGCTTAGCCGGACTGCTCAACTCGGCCGATGCCGTCGTCAATACCCTGCCGGGCACCCCTTACACCGAGCATCTTTTCGACGCTGAGCTACTCGCGACTCTCAAGCCCGGTGCGGTTTTTGTCAATGTCGGTCGGGGCTCGGTGGTGGATGAAACCGCCCTGCTAGCCGCGCTAGATGAGGGCCGAATTTCCTATGCCTGCCTTGACGTTTTCGAACAGGAGCCGCTGCCCGCCTCCAGCCCGCTCTGGGAGCACCCAAAGGTACTGGTTTCACCTCATACCTCGGCGCTCAGCAGCGCGGAGAACCGGTTGATAGCCGAACGGTTCATTTCGAACCTGGAGCTTTTCCGAGCTGGCCGGGTGATGCCGCACATGGTTGATCCAGTGTACTTTTACTGA
- a CDS encoding NAD(P)-dependent oxidoreductase encodes MLDIMKATERSPQIVFIGLGKMGEAMARNVLRAGFSLRVWNRSRPALERLLAEGAEELESVASAADASVVIVMLPDLPQVEETLAPLLESWSGEASKTPLADAKTLVICSTVSPAAVRDFADRVSALSGAAVSLIDAPVSGGTEGAEQGSLSIMVGASPDAFERVLPVLQSMGKPHRLGEVGAGSLAKACNQVLVGLTTAALAEAVVVAERSGLDSRQLLEVLGGGLADSAVLRLVGPRIVGQDYEVRGAAQFMLKDLGFFLDAARSTDTDARLSSAARQRYQSLVDHGLGAQDLSVVRAEIEGNHGGEQA; translated from the coding sequence ATGTTGGACATTATGAAGGCGACGGAGCGATCACCGCAGATAGTTTTTATTGGTCTCGGCAAAATGGGTGAGGCGATGGCCCGCAATGTGTTGCGGGCTGGATTTTCCTTGCGGGTGTGGAATCGCTCTCGGCCCGCGCTGGAGCGCCTGCTCGCCGAAGGGGCTGAAGAGCTGGAGAGCGTTGCCTCCGCGGCCGATGCCTCGGTGGTGATCGTGATGCTGCCGGACCTGCCGCAGGTCGAAGAAACCTTGGCGCCCCTGCTGGAAAGTTGGTCTGGCGAGGCCTCGAAGACACCCCTGGCGGACGCTAAGACATTGGTCATTTGTAGCACTGTCTCGCCCGCCGCGGTGCGCGATTTCGCTGACCGGGTCAGCGCCTTGAGCGGTGCTGCGGTGTCGTTGATTGACGCCCCGGTAAGTGGCGGAACCGAAGGCGCCGAGCAGGGCTCCCTCTCCATCATGGTCGGTGCTAGCCCGGATGCATTTGAGCGAGTGCTGCCGGTACTGCAGAGCATGGGTAAACCGCATCGGCTCGGCGAGGTGGGCGCAGGCTCACTGGCCAAAGCTTGTAACCAAGTACTAGTCGGTTTGACCACGGCAGCCCTTGCCGAGGCGGTGGTGGTCGCCGAGCGCTCCGGACTCGACTCCAGGCAGTTGCTCGAGGTGCTCGGTGGGGGATTGGCGGATTCTGCCGTGCTCAGGCTCGTCGGCCCACGAATCGTCGGGCAGGACTATGAAGTTCGGGGTGCTGCGCAGTTCATGCTCAAGGATCTGGGTTTTTTCCTGGATGCTGCCCGAAGCACTGATACCGACGCCAGGCTGAGCAGCGCGGCAAGGCAGCGCTACCAATCCCTTGTTGACCACGGCCTTGGTGCCCAGGATCTCTCCGTGGTGCGCGCCGAAATTGAAGGAAACCATGGAGGGGAGCAGGCATGA
- a CDS encoding MFS transporter: protein MRTVHSAHSTPLEEPVVEADQLRRATLASSIGSALEYYDFYIFGLATALIFGPLFFEPFGDAKVIASFATFGVAYVARPLGGIIFGYIGDRYGRKAVLLSTVALMGGASFVIGLLPTYDAIGPLAPILLVALRILQGLGAGAEQAGATTLISEFAPAKRRGFFAALPFVGIQIGTLLGAGTFALLGMVDKEALTGWVWRLPFLASFILIIVAVVIRLKLKETPVFREMAAHQVVVKNPVGVVWRTSRWNILKGIGIRMAENGNSSLYSAVTVSFLGGIAAFKGNSSLGPTALLVAAGFAAVMVVFFGWLSDRVGRVPVYKWGALFQAVVAVPAFYLMTLGQAWLVIVVVVVGVALGVQSMLGPQCALLPELFGSTHRFTGVALSREISAMLASGLVPVLVASLLAATGNSWLVMAIASLVLSLISFGTTFLLPETAGRDLRSTDDA, encoded by the coding sequence ATGAGAACGGTTCATTCCGCCCATTCCACACCGCTTGAAGAGCCGGTGGTGGAGGCTGATCAGCTTCGCCGGGCAACCCTCGCCAGTTCGATTGGCTCGGCGCTGGAGTACTACGACTTTTATATCTTCGGTCTGGCCACCGCGCTGATTTTCGGTCCGCTATTCTTCGAGCCCTTCGGCGACGCCAAGGTAATAGCGTCCTTCGCCACCTTCGGTGTCGCCTATGTCGCCAGGCCGCTGGGTGGCATTATTTTTGGCTACATTGGCGATCGCTACGGTCGCAAGGCAGTGCTGCTGAGCACGGTCGCCCTGATGGGTGGTGCCAGTTTTGTGATTGGCTTGCTGCCAACCTATGACGCAATTGGGCCGCTGGCTCCCATTCTGCTGGTTGCGCTGCGGATTTTGCAGGGTCTTGGTGCCGGTGCCGAGCAGGCAGGTGCCACCACGCTGATCTCCGAGTTTGCCCCGGCCAAGCGCCGTGGTTTCTTTGCTGCTCTGCCCTTTGTCGGCATCCAGATCGGTACCCTCTTGGGCGCTGGCACCTTCGCTCTGCTGGGCATGGTCGATAAGGAGGCGCTGACCGGCTGGGTCTGGCGTCTGCCGTTCTTAGCTAGTTTCATCTTGATCATTGTCGCCGTGGTAATCCGGCTCAAACTCAAGGAAACCCCGGTCTTCCGCGAAATGGCGGCCCATCAGGTGGTGGTGAAGAACCCGGTCGGGGTGGTGTGGCGGACCTCCCGATGGAACATCCTCAAAGGCATTGGCATTCGGATGGCCGAAAACGGCAATTCCAGCCTGTACTCTGCGGTCACCGTGAGCTTCCTGGGTGGTATTGCCGCCTTCAAGGGTAATAGCAGCCTGGGCCCGACGGCCCTGCTCGTTGCCGCGGGCTTCGCCGCCGTGATGGTGGTCTTCTTCGGCTGGCTCTCCGACCGGGTTGGTCGGGTTCCGGTCTATAAGTGGGGAGCGCTCTTCCAGGCCGTGGTGGCGGTTCCGGCCTTCTACCTAATGACTCTCGGCCAGGCCTGGCTGGTGATTGTGGTCGTGGTGGTCGGTGTGGCGCTGGGCGTGCAGTCAATGCTTGGCCCGCAATGTGCGCTGCTGCCGGAGCTCTTCGGCTCCACTCATCGCTTTACCGGGGTCGCCTTGAGCCGAGAGATCTCGGCCATGCTGGCCAGCGGTCTGGTGCCAGTGCTGGTGGCTTCGCTACTGGCGGCGACCGGCAATTCCTGGCTGGTGATGGCGATTGCCTCGTTGGTGCTCTCGCTGATTAGCTTTGGCACCACCTTCCTGCTGCCGGAGACCGCTGGTCGTGACCTGCGCAGCACCGACGACGCCTAG
- a CDS encoding L-idonate 5-dehydrogenase produces MKTNIGVVIHAKGDLRLEELPMPEPTADQALIEIAFGGICGSDLHYWRHGAAGQSILREPMLLGHEVVGTVLQAASDGSSPAAGTQVAVHPATELDDEARTPYPADKPNLAPGGTYLGSAARFPHTQGGFARYLALPGRMLRALPEGLSLRDAAIAEPAAVAWHAVKQAGYQTGEQTGQQIGQQEASSNVLSGAKVLVIGAGPIGSLIVAAAKSMGAREIVAVDLQAKPLEIAATVGASSTLQAPNEDDLDAMHADVVFESSGHHSGLGLALRGAKRGGRVVMVGLLPAGPQPVEISLVVSRELQLTGSFRFNEELDEVLFGLADGRLNAAHVVTHSFPVQQALEAFDVAGDPSRSGKVLLEF; encoded by the coding sequence ATGAAAACCAATATTGGCGTTGTCATTCACGCCAAGGGCGATCTTCGGTTGGAAGAGTTGCCGATGCCGGAACCCACCGCCGATCAGGCGCTGATCGAGATTGCCTTCGGTGGTATTTGCGGCTCTGATCTGCACTACTGGCGGCACGGCGCCGCCGGGCAATCAATCCTGCGTGAACCGATGTTGCTCGGCCATGAGGTAGTTGGCACGGTGCTGCAAGCCGCCAGTGACGGCAGCTCACCGGCCGCAGGAACGCAGGTAGCGGTACATCCGGCCACCGAGCTGGACGACGAGGCGCGCACCCCCTACCCAGCGGATAAACCGAATTTAGCTCCCGGGGGCACATATCTGGGTAGCGCGGCGCGATTCCCGCACACTCAGGGCGGTTTCGCCCGCTATTTGGCTTTGCCTGGCCGGATGCTCCGAGCATTACCTGAAGGTCTATCGCTTCGTGACGCTGCCATTGCCGAACCGGCAGCGGTAGCCTGGCATGCGGTCAAGCAGGCTGGGTATCAAACAGGAGAACAAACAGGACAGCAAATAGGACAGCAAGAGGCGAGTTCAAACGTGCTGAGTGGTGCCAAAGTTCTGGTGATCGGGGCGGGGCCAATTGGTTCGCTGATTGTCGCGGCGGCTAAGTCAATGGGGGCCCGCGAGATTGTCGCGGTTGACTTGCAAGCCAAACCGCTGGAGATAGCCGCCACGGTCGGTGCGAGCAGCACCCTCCAGGCTCCGAATGAGGATGACCTCGACGCCATGCATGCCGATGTGGTGTTTGAATCTTCCGGCCACCACAGCGGGCTGGGCCTAGCCTTGCGTGGCGCCAAACGCGGTGGCCGCGTGGTGATGGTCGGCCTGCTGCCCGCGGGCCCGCAACCGGTGGAGATTTCTCTTGTGGTGAGCAGAGAATTGCAGCTGACCGGCTCGTTTAGATTCAACGAGGAACTCGACGAGGTGCTTTTCGGGCTCGCCGACGGGAGGCTAAACGCCGCCCACGTGGTCACGCACAGCTTCCCGGTGCAGCAAGCCCTCGAAGCCTTCGACGTTGCTGGCGACCCCTCGCGTTCCGGCAAGGTGCTGCTGGAGTTCTAG